In the genome of Gossypium hirsutum isolate 1008001.06 unplaced genomic scaffold, Gossypium_hirsutum_v2.1 scaffold_172, whole genome shotgun sequence, the window tttttttattctttttatactCCTCACCATTATTTTTGGACCGTATTTGTATCCTTCTGTTCCTGCATCAAATCAAATAATACATTAacgtataaaattttaaaataaattagtaaaaagTTCAACCTTTATCGTACTCAGAACAGCTACAAACACCAAAGTTTTCCTCTGAAATGCTAGCAACAATTCGTAGTGCGGAACCGGAGTCCCCAAACGACGTAGCATTGGGAGGCGAAACTATGAATCGATAACAAGCGTTAGGCGAACAACTGTGATTGATCCAAGAGAAGCTAGGATCATATACAGCGATTCCTAGAGAACGCCCGCTCTCGTCCTGCACTTCCACGGCGTTGGTTACAACTAAGCATAAGACGGCCTCTTCCAATAAAACGTCGTCGCCCTGGTCTAAACTGAGCCCCTTTCGTAGTTTCCTGGCGGCTGCCATGGCAATTGCTCCCTGACGGATTTGGGCGGCGAAGTCGGGAGATGAGGTAAGCTTAAGGTAGTTAGTGAGGAGGCCGTTGGTAAAGCGGTGGAGGTGGGGACAGGTGGAGGGGAGGGAAAGGAGGAGGCGGAGAGCAGTGCGGAGGTCAGAGGAGCGGGGACAGGTGAGAGGGAGGAAGGATTCGGCGGAGGAAGAAGAGATAGGGGAGTGGGAGGAGGAGCAGGCGGCGGAGCAGTAGAGAGGGCCATGGTGATGGGGAAGAGGAGGGAAAGAGAGAGGGGAGAAGCAAGAGGAACAATGGGAAGAGAGGAAGGAATCGTggagggaaaaagagaggggaagGAGAGGGGGGTTATGTCGTCTCCTATTTCTATGTCTTGCTTCGCTCTCATTTCCATCTCTTCCTATTAACTTACTCAAAACCTACCACCCCCGCTAAGCTATTTTAgttctaaattttaataaaatcaaataaaataatttaattcggctaaggagctatTAGTGTAAgaggataaaataatattttgtttttttactttttgaaaaaataatattttcttttgaaaaattaatatttttttatatttggataAATCTGTATAcaatatttgataatttttgtaaaaatattttataaaggttgttttcaacaaaataaatatatatttgatttttttattttttatttaattgagtttattttatactagtaaatttatattttacattgttccttgtaaaataaacacaatataaatatatttgttataaaatattttagtacaattttcttttaacaatcaaaatttattttataatgagaaaatatttttgtaataatcaatggcataaatttaataataaataatgcttaattaaaatttaatttaaattacatatattacatattaACACATTAGAGTTGTAAAGGATAAATAAAGCTAAGCATTATTTAAGtaaatactcatatttatataattaagtaatcatattttatatcaagttaaaatatgttataaatccTTATACTattcataaatttgaaatttagtccatatattttttttttgggttagtcCTACttttttagatatcaaaattcAGGTTCAGTTGTTAgtattactaaaaatattttgttaaattcatattcattataactttattttttagttacatgaatactgagtattttttatttaaaattgtggCATCAAAAAagttgacaaaaaaatttaataatgttaacaattggactcgattttcaaatctaaaaagtaaagggactaaatttttgaaaataaaagtatagagactaaatttcaaatttgtgaaaagtacataaacttatgacatattttaacctttatactataaatatttattattaatatatttataattgtaataaatatttattaattaaatattgatattGAATATCTTTCAATAATATTTGaagaattatttagaattattgtttttaaaatatattactaaaacaaaattgaaatattaaataatttattaaaataataatttatattaaaattgaaatattaaataatttattaagataataatttatattaataatttattatatgataagataaagataattaaatatttatgtttaatattattgaaaattataatattttattaattttagatatttttaaaaataaaaatttattattaatataataatatttaagcttgatttaagttaatttttatataaaaaaataaaattactcataaATGAGCTCTTTTCTGGAAAATGAATTATGCTTTTTAGGAGAGTAAGtcattttataagaaaaattGCTTATTTTTTGTTGATATGTAAGTTATTTTTCGTTGATGAaactttttttcataaaacaaacacataaaaatgcaatatatatatatatattctagaaGCTATTTCTGTTGAAACAACTTAAGcctaaataataaatttacacatAAGTGGTCTatacatttgaaattttaattgtgaTTTATGTCCAgaaatataattttgattttgatttaattttatatatttatgaaaataagtatatccatttatttttatgttgaatttatataattatttttttatgtaaaatataaaGTGATGCTAAgtgttaatgttgttaataatttgtggtaattaaataaaataaaaaaaatcttgtaTAAAATTCATTCTTAACATTGCAAATCATACTAAAGTTCATTTGCAGCATTAATATTAATTCCTCAAAGTCTACATCCCAATTGGGCTAAAAGATATACTAccttataattaaaatttaaatagtaataaatttaattatcaatgtttacattttctattaatttgactcttattcttttttttaattaaatttagtcaTTGACAtttaaaaaagagttaaattatttttctttaacaaaaatactaactaaacactaatttttttaacaattttggcATGACAACCTACATGTGATGTGATGTATTTCGATATAATAAATTAAGCTCTTTATGCACTTAAGGACTTTTTTAGCAATTGGTTGAGTCTCTTATAGTTTTTTCATATATAGgttaaattttatgttaattgcaaattttagcttattttatgtttatttgaataaaacaataattatattCCATTACGGAGTTATTTGTGGTACAAGATTTTTGCAAGGACTTAGTTCAGAAgaatgagaaaacaagtgagttGACTAGAGCTAAGGTCATACAAATAGTTTTTTCTAGCcattaagaaacaaaaataaaacacttaCCGACTAACACCTTAACAGATATACATAATACaagtaaattataaatttgagtatattttttccaaattaattatacatataacaaaatgattacctctatacatgccatattccaaaATAGTGTTTAAAGTACCAGTATTATAGTGTGGATGGGTCTCCGATGATCTCAATCTCGAGCTGGCTTAGTAACTCTataagatagaaaaagaaaagaagatagcATATAGCTTAAGTAAGTAAGTACGAAATTGatatatacaatttatcaaagtaaaacaatctactagtatataatcacatattcaggacaggttGTTTTCTAGGTCCcggttttaaaaaatcatatctctagCTATGACTCGATTCATTCTgttaaatttttcctgaaactagactatatgttacttaatatttttttctagaatttttggttgggccaattagtacagtttattagttaagtctcccctgtttgggtatgactactctgaccctgtGCACTCGAACCAATTTCTCCCTGTACGTTCcacgaccatgccgtttgtttatcTTAAAATAGACTCAATATGATCCATGCATAAAAGTATgactcttaatatttttttacaatttatggtgaatttataagtcaaataggggatctcaaattcattcagaccctgtttcacagaattcaaatatcacacaatatagaattcttttgcttcccctgattcttttatgtgaaaatagactcattaagctttattttcatatatcatttgcatttttattcaacttccacgatttttggtaaatttttaaatcatgtaactgctgctgtccaacactgttttatttctaacattcactCTTGCATAATTCCACCTAGTTCTTTTTGTTATACTAGAATTCgctcaattatcgagcacatagcTCCTAACTTTTCATATATTTACCACTTTATCGATTTTCCCCTTGAATCAACGGAGAAATAACAATATACCATTTTTTACACATATTTCCCCCTTCCACActtatagtcgaagctatctgatacgcatagtagcctacacttagtactacacatgcgaccaatatcCGGTACACatgtagcctgcacttagtactacacgtgacctcaccatctgatacacgtagtagcctgcacttagtatacacacgtgatcgaagtcattagtacgcatagtagcctgcacttagtactacacatgcgacttacagtatggtacacgtagtagctgcacttagtactacacagtGTTACTCACAATAGGTCATTCGTATTGTTCCtgttccgaaggttcaactgggaaatctttctttttcactgttaacacttattcacatctaattaaatttgcaatTTCCATCATTTATCGTTCTATGGCAGCCACCATTCATATGATAacacataaataacataaaaaatcgataaattattcatgTCGAACTTCCCTCGGTGCAACTTTAGAAATGTTATATTTAGTCtgaaagcttttcttttccccgatcacgatcgttccatgtctttcttgatctataaaaacacatttagttcatttaacactcatactatttatttcaatccaaaatcacattatggaaattacatttttgccccctaacttttacaaaattatgattttcccctaggctcaggaatttaatttcagcccttattctcatgttttatgacatgctgatcattatTCCCTTATATGATGCatcaattcacactctaacatgcactttgTTATTAGGTATTTTTTCCGATTAagccttttactcgttttcacttaaaaccgagtagcacaagttgtctaacataatttaaagcctcatattctagtataaaacaccaaaatacataaatttcacctatgggtattttccaaatatgaaccctaggtcgaattattgctaacataagctaaatcgagctaccgggattccaaaaacgtaaagaacattaaaaacggggcttgaaatcacttactatggagcttgaaagcttgaaacaaaccctagctatggagaacccttgaaattttggcctaatgaagatgatggacaaaaattggcttttaattttgtttttaattcattttaataactaaatgaccaaaatgcccttactactaaactttccaaaaattccatccatgtccaatttttgtccatagacttagaaatttgtcaaatttctatttaagacctcttcattaatattccaaagcaatttcatactaaaaacttctagaatgcaagttttgcaaattattcgatttagtccctaatctcaacttaagcactttatgcatagaatttcatcacgaaatttcacaaaatcatgcaatcatatcataaacctcaaaataattataaaataattatttctatctcgaatttgtggtcacaaaaccactattccgattaggctctaattcgggatattacaacctATGGATGTCGCAACATTGTGCATAGTTTATCAACTAATGAGCCAACCTTCAACAATTGTAACCTTGAGTAGTCTGATGTCAAGGTCGCGAGATTAGTTCTTAATGTTAGAACATTGCATGTTCTTCTAAATTAGCAATTGGAGCCCATTGAAGTCAAGGTCACAACCACAAAGTCTAATGTTGCGACATGGACTGAATGATTTAGGCACCTGACTAATGAGAATGTCTTGACATTGAAGCCTAATAGGGACATTTCTAAAAGGTCAATTTGAAGGCAAAGTGGGGTCAAAGCCTTTACAAATTAGTTATTAAGTGGGGATATTTTTGTAAATGTTATGTGACCGCAGCCAGAGTGCGAATGTCTGGATGAAATACGCagcaaaatatataaaattagcaGCGGTCTCACAAGTTAAGGTCAATTgtatatcattttttttacatGAAACACTTGAAACATATTCCAAGGATCGCAAGTGATTGATAttggaaattttattattaaattaattaccgaAATAATTATAATCTAATTGATTCATAAATCAATATTGTTGATGCAAATTAaatataaactaattaaattattaaccTAAAAAATAACCTAATGGAATTTAATTAACCTAGGATAACCTAATGTAATTTCCTTTTCCTGTGTCATGATGCAAGTCTCGACCTATGATCGATTAATCTCTATTACCAATTAAGTCGCTAATTACCCTCAACTGAGCTATTTACTACCTTAGTAGAACACTTGTCACACCCCTCTTTTGGTGACTATATTGTTTGGGAGATTGCACTGGTGAGAACGCCTAGTCGTGAAACTTAGTGGGTTGCTTTGGGACTTATTGGTGGTATTTCGCTGAGTTTGTGGTTTATTTCGCGGTTGTAGTTCTTATTTGGGAACTCTTATTATTGTCTGCCAGTTTTTTTTTATCTGCATTTGTGGAGGTAATGTCAATCTGGACCTGGAGGTTGTaggatgtgattaattagtggaaGATATGGTATGATTATTGATTAGGTTTAACCTGATTGGATTTGGGTTAGAAGTGCTATAATAGCAACTAGTAGTGGggaaaatttttcttatttttcttcttttttatttgagAACTATGTGTTCTTTATCGTTAAAAAAGAGCTGTATGTCATTATAGAATTCTTTCCTTGGTTTTTCtggtaattttaaatttattcatgtTTACAGGTAGAAGGAGTTGTTGTAAGAGTTGTTTAGTAGGGTTTCCATCTAATATGGATATGAGATATTTGATTTTATCTTCTGTTTTTCATTAAGTTTTGGTTGTCTTATATTTAAGAGTTTTGTTTTTCCAGATAGAGATCATGCTAAGGAAAGAAGTTGAGTAGAAGCCTATGaggttttgtgattttttgtaCCTTGAGTTTtctgtttttatgttttttttgtttcAGTAAGTTTTAACTTTGGTTGTATTGGTAAAAGGGTGTAGGGTCATGTTGTTTTAGTATTAATCAGGTTTGCATGTTTGTTTATTTCCTTGTGCGTTCATATCGATGTGTATGGTTTGGGGTTGTTACTATGTGTAAAGGAACATAGTTTTGCCTTGTTGGTAGGGTGCACTGTGATGGTGATACCTGGCTTGCGGGGATATGTTTTTATGGGGAGTAGAGGTAGGGTTTACTGGATTATGGTTAAGCGAATGAAATCAATAATGGTTCTCGAACTAGGACAAAAGCAGACAAGAAGGAGTTTAAGTAAAAGTGTTTTTGTGTTAAACAGTTGATTTAATGAGTGTACTCGTAATTGTTAAAGGGTGTTCGAATGTGTATTAATGGTGTTGTGTAAGCCGTACGAGGCGGTGCCGAGTCGAAGAGGTGTTGGCTTTTATTTCTTAATGTCAtacttcattttaaaatttccacaaGTTGGTATGATCAGTGCTTTAATTATTGAGTCAAACTTCGTTCgtaattttcctgaaactagactcatacattatctactaatttttttttcagatttggtgcggccaattagtacagtttttaggtaaagtctcccctgtttcagggttgactactctgacctctgtgtattacgaatcagatattttGTACTAAGCTCAATGATATGCTGTTTGTCTCTATAAAAATAACTCAATActgaaatctgtacatataatatgacttataattattttgtaaaatttatggtgaattcaaGTCTAAATGGGATCCagaatcgctctggccctgtttccacaaaatttaaacatctcataaatatAGCTCATTACCTGTTTTGcttttccatatgaaaatagactcagaggattcgattccataacttattcattatttaatttcatttctactattttagtgattttttcaaattacgtcactactgctgtctgaattttttgtggtaaattttacctttcatggttccatggattagctagcaatttgacatacatagccaaatatgatcatgattgcCATTCCAATGgttcattaccaagcatttccataccaccaATAACATATCATTAgcctatatacaaaatgattataatgctatactcaaaattacaagcattttcgcatggctatcgattacttaccaaaagatacttattAAAacaaggtcagtcctatacatgccattatcaagttaCTTAAGGGACcaaaaggggcttagatagtgtggatgacttgaCTTTGAGATCCCTGAAAAccgtagctgacgaacaaaatctacaaaacatagattacaaagtaagcatttactgcttagtaagttttaagcatttatttaaaatcaaacattaagtATCGCTAAGTTCATACTTAAACTGTAATCATTGACCGGTTGAACCAAGCGTACTAGTTATAGGCTGATTGGCCTAATACATCATGTATACTCAAAGTTTAGCCATACTTACGTACTATTTAGCTCATACAATTAAATTTAGACATATATTCTTATAACATGAACTCAGCCAAATAGACCATTCTCTTATTCGTAGATACGTACTCATCCACACATTCTAATAATCAAACtgataataatatgtatatatattaaattatcattCTTTATATTAATGGTttgtttcaaaaacatcaatcGACATATGAGTATAGTACGTACCTGGCTATCTTAGTGTATATACCAAATAATAGTGGTTTTTGATattattcacatttatcaatcaCCGGGTTAAGCTGCTAGTTTAACCCGAGTCCATCACTAGCACAGCTTGGGAtattagcccggatataattccagacTAGCTGGCACCCGAAGTTCGATTGATTCCGCATATAGCCTAggcttaagtccggatataatttcTTTGCATATAGCCTACGgacttaagtccggatataattcccgCATATAGCCTACgacttaagtccggatataatcgccatatatcatgtatatatattcatattttacCACATCTCATTTATATCACAACAGTAGTCATTTCCACATTCAAAATAAGCTTCATACAAGTACCATTGTTAATATTAGGTTCAAACATCATAGAAAATTCTCACATACTCCTTCTATCATTCAACTTATCCTTAATGATCAATCATCTATGAATCATATAAATAAGTTATTAATCATACACTTATTCAAATAAGACTAAAGATCCAGCTTTACACTTATCCAAGT includes:
- the LOC121226425 gene encoding proline-rich receptor-like protein kinase PERK2 is translated as MEMRAKQDIEIGDDITPLSFPSLFPSTIPSSLPIVPLASPLSLSLLFPITMALSTAPPPAPPPTPLSLLPPPNPSSLSPVPAPLTSALLSASSFPSPPPVPTSTALPTASSLTTLSLPHLPTSPPKSVREQLPWQPPGNYERGSV